The sequence below is a genomic window from Flagellimonas marinaquae.
ATCAGCAGCAGCGTTCACCATGGCCAAGACCATCCCGGGAGATGCATAATTTCTAGCTTTGGGGGTCAGTTGTACTATAAAGGGTGCCGAAGCCTTTTCACCAGCACGAAACAAAGCAAGCACCTGTTCCATGGTAAATACATTTACCGCGGCAATTCCATACTTGCCGTAACAATTTTCAAACATGAGCTTGGGTGAAACCAACATTTTTTTTTAGGGTTTGTCGTTACTTTTTACTCAGGTCAAGATAAGGACAATAGCGCTAATAAAAGGTCGAATTCGGCCAAAGTCAATGCAAAGGTTTGCAGAAGAAAGTGGTTAAAATTCTTCGACAAGTCGATTGTCGATTATGGAAACCCACAAATAATTCAATAAGTAAAAAATTGGATCGAATCGTTGTTCCGGGCAACCGCAATAATGGGTTCGCCCCGCACCCGAAACGTATTGAAATCCCGGATTTGACCTTCCAGAAATAGGCCGCTCGCTTGATAGGGTATTTTCTCAAAATTACGATTACCTGACCCTTTTAGGACTACTCCATAACTTGCATCATATCTCCCTACCTCCGGTTTGACACCATGTAAATTGCCTCCCAGTATCAAGTCCTTTTTTCCATCATGGTCGAAATCATCAACAGTTACTGCATATACCGGGGAGAGTTGGGCCTCTATGGGCAATGGTTCCAATACAAACCCGTCATTTTTGTTGTTCCACAGTATAACACTTTCCAAGATCACTGCACTATGTACAATGGACCTCCCAAGTTCCTCTGCGGTAAAAATATCCTCTATCCGCTGTTCCTTATAGGACTCATACTTAAGATACTTTTTCTTAAGGTTGGGCAACTGCATCACCAAATCATGGCGCAATACCGTAGGGTACGAGACCCCATCGTTATAGGTACAAATAATCTGCTCTATGGCCCCATTGTTGTCAAAATCATTGACATAACATGTAATAGGTTCCTCAACTGATGCTTTGAACCTTGAATTCAGACCATGGTTGCCAAGGACGAAGTCGGTAAAACCATCCCCGTCCATGTCTTCAGCATGTACGGTGTTCCACCAACCAGAGGTGTTTTCAAGTCCAATGCTTTCAGAGACATCCTTGAAAGTCCCTTTGTCATTCTCGAACAATTTTACCGGCATCCATTCACCGACCACCATCAGGTCAGCGTCGCCATCCCTGTCATAATCGGCCCAACATGCGTCGGTGATCATTCCAAGGCCGGATAATTCGGGACATTTGTCCATGGTCACATTCGAGAAATTGCCGTCGCCATCGTTTTCAAGGATATACCCGTTCTGGGGCACTCCCAATTCTCCCGGACGCAATCTAACGCCAACAAACAGATCTTGATCGCCATCATTATCATAGTCATTCACCGTGACCACGGACGTACTTTCCGGCTTTCCATTTGGTAGGTATTGGCTGGACTTGCTAAAAACACCCTTGCCGTTGTTTACATAAAACCGATCCAACAAAGCCAATGAATTTGCCGAAAACTCGCTTCCTCCACTGGTAACATATAGGTCTTTGTCCCCATCCCCATCAGCATCGAAAAAAACACAGTCTGTATCCTCACTCTCGGCGTCCATTTCAAAGACCGACCGACTTGTGGGACTGAACTCTCCAGTAACATCTTGTAGGAAGAGTTGACCAGGTGAGTCCTTCGCTCCACAGATATAAAAATCCATTAAACCATTGCCATCCACATCCGCAACCGCCATTTTTGGCCCTTCCGTAGATCGCATATGGTATACCAATCGATCTCTATCGAAATCCGAGTAGTTATTCTCTTTATGGGAAAAATCAATGTCCATCCGACCAGTGACATTACTGAATATTGGCTTGCTCCCATTCAATTTCCGTGAATCTATTTTCTTGGATGTGGCCATGGGTTCTTCAACAATCAAGGTTTGATTGGTTTTTACATTGGTCAATTTTGTTATCCCACCATTTGGCCACTCGATTGAGACAGTATCTATCACGGACAAACTTCCAAGTCCGAAATTAAGGTTGGGGTCCACAGAGGACTGAAAACCTCTGTTGAGGAACTGTTCAAGGTAAAACATTTGGTTCTTGGCCTTCAATGTCGCCTTTGCCCCAACGGCGAGCCTATTCTTTGAATCACTCCTTAAGACCAGTTTTAAATAGCTATTGCCGCTTTCCAACCTATCCGTACGGTTTTTGTAGATAAACGGTGACATGCTAACATTGTTGACGACCAAGTCCAAATCACCATCATTATCAAGATCACCGTATGCCGCACCATTGGAATGGCTGGGTTTATCAAGGCCCCATTCCCCGGTCTTGTTTATAAAATCCAGACCCTTACTCCCAGCATAGGCGTAATTGGGAATACGGTTGATCGGGATCATATCGATCAACTGCTTATAGTCAACACCATCCTCCTTGACTATCATCCTGGCAACTTCTTCGTTCGCAACATAGTTGATGTAATCTTGGTTTAGTATATCCTGGGCAAGACCATTGGTTATATAAAGATCCTTATTGCCATCATTATCATAGTCCTGAATCAAGGAACTCCAGCTCCAATCGGTAGCTTCAACACCAGAGTACCTGCCGACCTCGCTAAATGTGGTCCTTTGGTTGGAATCAACACCATTGTTGCGATGCAGCATATTGCGCGTAAACTGATGATAATAACCGTTTTTTAAGTTGTGCTGGTACTTGTCCCAATCCTCAAAGGTCATGGTGGTTTTAAATCGGGCATCACCTTCCGGGAGCATTTCCGAGACAAAGACCTCGGGGTAGCCGTCGCCGGTCATGTCCGATATGTCCAACCCCATGGAGGCGGCACTTATACTACGCATTTGTTTTTCCAGTTCCTCCCTGAACGTCCCGTCCCCATTGTTCATATAGATGTAGTCCCGTTCAAAAAAATCATTGGATATATACAGATCGGGCCAGCCATCCCTGTTCAGGTCACTCACCGAAACCCCTAGACCAAACCCGATCTCACTCCCATAAATTCCTGCCGACTCACTCACGTCCTCAAAAAGACCATCATTGTTCCTATAGAGTTTGTCCCCGCCCAGGACGT
It includes:
- a CDS encoding VCBS repeat-containing protein, whose product is MKTTELFLFIMLTLLVNSCKNTDGNVNQTLFELMESNHTKIDFQNTITYTKEFNIYKYRNYYNGGGVGLGDINNDGLLDIYFTGNLVSNKLYLNKGNFEFEDITEAAQVGGEKAWSTGVSMVDINADGWLDIYVCNSGDVQGDNKQNEFFINNQDGTFSERAEELGLADKGYSTHAAFFDYDQDGDLDLYLLNNSYRSIASFNLQVNERPIRDVLGGDKLYRNNDGLFEDVSESAGIYGSEIGFGLGVSVSDLNRDGWPDLYISNDFFERDYIYMNNGDGTFREELEKQMRSISAASMGLDISDMTGDGYPEVFVSEMLPEGDARFKTTMTFEDWDKYQHNLKNGYYHQFTRNMLHRNNGVDSNQRTTFSEVGRYSGVEATDWSWSSLIQDYDNDGNKDLYITNGLAQDILNQDYINYVANEEVARMIVKEDGVDYKQLIDMIPINRIPNYAYAGSKGLDFINKTGEWGLDKPSHSNGAAYGDLDNDGDLDLVVNNVSMSPFIYKNRTDRLESGNSYLKLVLRSDSKNRLAVGAKATLKAKNQMFYLEQFLNRGFQSSVDPNLNFGLGSLSVIDTVSIEWPNGGITKLTNVKTNQTLIVEEPMATSKKIDSRKLNGSKPIFSNVTGRMDIDFSHKENNYSDFDRDRLVYHMRSTEGPKMAVADVDGNGLMDFYICGAKDSPGQLFLQDVTGEFSPTSRSVFEMDAESEDTDCVFFDADGDGDKDLYVTSGGSEFSANSLALLDRFYVNNGKGVFSKSSQYLPNGKPESTSVVTVNDYDNDGDQDLFVGVRLRPGELGVPQNGYILENDGDGNFSNVTMDKCPELSGLGMITDACWADYDRDGDADLMVVGEWMPVKLFENDKGTFKDVSESIGLENTSGWWNTVHAEDMDGDGFTDFVLGNHGLNSRFKASVEEPITCYVNDFDNNGAIEQIICTYNDGVSYPTVLRHDLVMQLPNLKKKYLKYESYKEQRIEDIFTAEELGRSIVHSAVILESVILWNNKNDGFVLEPLPIEAQLSPVYAVTVDDFDHDGKKDLILGGNLHGVKPEVGRYDASYGVVLKGSGNRNFEKIPYQASGLFLEGQIRDFNTFRVRGEPIIAVARNNDSIQFFTY